One genomic window of Polyangium aurulentum includes the following:
- a CDS encoding cadmium resistance transporter translates to MGEALSALGVGLVVFIATNVDDLLLIAAFFADPSFAPRHVVAGQILGIAALVALSAACALFAVVVPEGWIGLLGLVPLGLGLRGLWALRRGEEDGDDDEAPPRPDMAHAKVLAVAGVTVANGGDNLGVYIPLFSSAPKLVPLYAALFVVMTGVFCAIGYHLVHNALLGRRIQRWGRLALPFVLVALGLLILSRALVLVRG, encoded by the coding sequence ATGGGTGAAGCGCTCTCGGCCCTGGGCGTCGGCCTCGTCGTCTTCATCGCCACGAACGTCGACGATCTGCTCCTGATCGCCGCCTTCTTCGCGGACCCGAGCTTCGCGCCTCGCCACGTCGTCGCCGGCCAGATCCTCGGCATCGCGGCCCTCGTCGCCCTCAGCGCCGCGTGCGCGCTCTTCGCGGTCGTCGTTCCCGAGGGCTGGATCGGGCTGCTCGGCCTCGTGCCGCTCGGGCTCGGCCTCCGCGGCCTGTGGGCTCTGCGGCGGGGCGAAGAGGACGGGGACGACGACGAAGCCCCGCCGCGCCCCGACATGGCGCACGCCAAGGTGCTCGCCGTCGCCGGTGTCACGGTGGCCAACGGCGGGGACAACCTCGGCGTCTACATCCCGCTGTTCTCGAGCGCCCCGAAGCTCGTGCCGCTCTACGCGGCCCTGTTCGTGGTGATGACCGGGGTCTTTTGCGCCATCGGCTACCACCTCGTCCACAACGCGCTCCTCGGACGCCGCATCCAGCGCTGGGGCCGCCTGGCCCTGCCGTTCGTCCTGGTCGCGCTCGGCCTGCTGATCCTGTCCCGCGCGCTCGTGCTCGTCCGCGGGTGA
- a CDS encoding PEP/pyruvate-binding domain-containing protein has translation MIHRLSELSRADLSKAGGKGANLGELIRLGLAVPPGFVVSADAYAEQAREWRLSERLSDHLAAGRWDEAAAEAAEVFEKSAMLPEIERAIRDAYREHGAPKVAVRSSATAEDLADASFAGQHETFLDVEGEDAVLLALRRCWASLWSPRALRYRAARAIDHLSVKIAAVVQRMVPAEFAGVLFTVDPVAQRADRMLLEVAPGLGEAVVSGHTTGDVYRLRREPFGAESAPSADVAIDDRDRREAGRPAPSDAMVLELARLGLRLEKHFGCPQDVEFAFQGGSIHLLQSRPITTLGAAEIEPLPPPPKLTRAQRKMLESNDNDRFPIAPKPLDQWGFCIAIPALTRTLRFAGFDVSEADERALMDQVWREFFVLPLGRPTLGLLKLPQKVATSLRTDWMAWWEREGFKRIQEVCAPVDLRALDDAALLAHGDRIVATTSDVLGQRFEGSAAQMAAVALRIPVTLAVGSKRADAIMGDLVSGLHTRTSEVNIALYHLARKATSAGPEVVQAIREGRPEALRESEAGRAYLADVQAFLDEHGHRESTGLYLSAPTWQQDPTPVWGLLRGMLDATEPPSEEAGMKRYRAALEEVTGKIRFVPGLAGAFERTLDQLRRAIVFRERSHFDLTRGFSALQAVVTEMARRLHERGHLPSTDDIFYLTIAEVRVWLQGKAPPLEEAKKLVRRRRATYGVVNGRWQKRAFGAGPANTSGDALQGIGASSGVVRGKARIVRDEREFNRLQAGEILVCRFTNPSWTPLFTLAAGVVTDTGGAVSHAAIVAREYGIPAVLGAARATERITDGQEILVDGTEGRVTLLR, from the coding sequence ATGATCCATCGCTTGAGCGAGCTGTCCCGCGCCGATCTGTCCAAGGCTGGCGGGAAGGGCGCAAATCTGGGGGAGTTGATTCGACTCGGGCTGGCCGTGCCGCCCGGGTTCGTGGTGAGCGCGGACGCGTACGCCGAGCAAGCGCGCGAATGGAGGCTCTCGGAGCGCCTCTCGGATCACCTCGCCGCGGGCCGCTGGGACGAGGCGGCGGCGGAGGCGGCGGAGGTGTTCGAGAAGAGCGCGATGCTGCCGGAGATCGAGCGCGCGATTCGCGACGCTTATCGCGAGCACGGCGCGCCGAAGGTCGCGGTTCGATCCTCGGCGACCGCGGAGGACCTCGCCGACGCGTCGTTCGCGGGCCAGCACGAGACGTTCCTCGACGTCGAGGGGGAGGACGCGGTGCTGCTCGCGCTGCGGCGGTGCTGGGCGTCGCTGTGGAGCCCGCGCGCCCTGCGCTACCGGGCGGCGCGCGCGATCGATCACCTGTCGGTGAAGATCGCCGCCGTGGTGCAGCGCATGGTGCCGGCCGAGTTCGCCGGCGTGCTGTTCACGGTCGATCCCGTCGCCCAGCGCGCCGACCGCATGCTCCTCGAGGTCGCCCCTGGCCTCGGCGAGGCCGTGGTCTCGGGGCACACGACCGGCGACGTCTACCGCCTGCGGCGCGAGCCCTTCGGCGCGGAGAGCGCCCCTTCCGCCGACGTCGCCATCGACGACCGCGATCGCCGCGAGGCCGGTCGTCCGGCGCCGAGCGACGCGATGGTGCTCGAGCTGGCGCGCCTCGGGCTCCGGCTCGAGAAGCACTTCGGCTGCCCTCAGGACGTGGAGTTCGCGTTCCAGGGCGGCTCCATCCACCTGCTCCAGTCACGCCCGATCACCACGCTCGGCGCGGCCGAGATCGAGCCTCTTCCGCCCCCTCCGAAGCTCACCCGCGCGCAGCGGAAGATGCTCGAGTCGAACGACAACGACCGGTTCCCGATCGCCCCCAAGCCGCTGGATCAATGGGGCTTCTGCATCGCCATCCCCGCGCTCACCCGGACGCTGCGCTTCGCCGGGTTCGACGTGAGCGAGGCCGACGAGCGCGCGCTGATGGACCAGGTCTGGCGCGAGTTCTTCGTGCTGCCCCTGGGACGCCCCACCCTCGGGCTGCTGAAGTTGCCGCAGAAGGTCGCGACCAGCCTGCGCACGGACTGGATGGCGTGGTGGGAGCGCGAGGGCTTCAAGCGAATCCAGGAGGTGTGCGCGCCCGTCGATCTGCGCGCCCTGGACGACGCCGCGCTGCTCGCCCACGGCGACCGGATCGTGGCGACCACGTCCGATGTCCTGGGCCAGCGGTTCGAGGGGAGCGCCGCGCAGATGGCCGCGGTCGCCCTGCGGATCCCGGTCACCCTCGCGGTCGGGAGCAAGCGGGCGGATGCGATCATGGGCGACCTCGTCTCGGGCCTGCACACGCGGACCTCCGAGGTCAACATCGCGCTCTACCACCTCGCGCGAAAGGCGACGAGCGCCGGGCCGGAGGTCGTCCAGGCGATTCGCGAGGGGCGCCCCGAGGCGCTTCGCGAGTCGGAGGCGGGCCGGGCGTACCTCGCCGATGTCCAGGCGTTCCTCGACGAGCATGGGCACCGCGAGAGCACGGGGCTGTACCTGTCGGCGCCGACCTGGCAGCAGGATCCCACGCCGGTGTGGGGGCTCCTCCGCGGCATGCTCGACGCCACCGAGCCGCCCTCCGAGGAGGCCGGGATGAAGCGCTACCGCGCGGCGCTCGAGGAGGTCACCGGCAAGATCCGCTTCGTGCCGGGTCTGGCCGGTGCGTTCGAGCGCACGCTCGATCAGCTCCGGAGGGCGATCGTCTTCCGGGAGCGCTCGCACTTCGATCTGACCCGCGGCTTCTCGGCGCTCCAGGCGGTCGTGACCGAGATGGCGCGTCGCCTGCACGAGCGCGGCCATCTGCCGAGCACCGACGACATCTTCTACCTGACGATCGCCGAGGTCCGGGTGTGGCTGCAAGGAAAGGCGCCGCCGCTCGAGGAGGCGAAGAAGCTCGTTCGACGGAGGCGCGCGACGTACGGGGTGGTGAATGGAAGGTGGCAGAAGCGCGCGTTCGGGGCCGGCCCGGCGAACACCTCGGGCGACGCGCTGCAGGGCATCGGGGCGTCGTCGGGCGTGGTCCGCGGCAAGGCGCGCATCGTGCGTGACGAGCGCGAGTTCAACCGATTGCAGGCGGGCGAGATCCTCGTCTGTCGCTTCACGAACCCCTCGTGGACGCCGCTGTTCACCCTCGCGGCGGGCGTCGTGACGGACACCGGCGGCGCGGTCTCCCACGCGGCCATCGTCGCGCGCGAGTACGGCATCCCCGCCGTGCTGGGCGCCGCCAGGGCGACCGAGCGGATCACGGACGGGCAGGAGATCCTCGTGGATGGAACGGAGGGGAGGGTGACGCTCCTGCGCTAG